A genome region from Eurosta solidaginis isolate ZX-2024a chromosome 2, ASM4086904v1, whole genome shotgun sequence includes the following:
- the LOC137242849 gene encoding odorant receptor 94a-like: MQFDNIYGARLVIRILRFVGLWHLNDSTKSLYIAYSYILHLTISFPHTTMMWVDVVQISSLEKFSYVMYMALTQLGMLAKVANVWLNSKLLMNFFDVLANAEMLSLHSDAERKLWSNAHRYFRRVVLAYVSMSLMALSIAFLSVLLKDEYELPFPYAPPFDWHNERGYWLAYGYELLAMPVTCLSNCGIDMIQCYMFLHLSLCYKMIAGRLKEMGKLKRQLSLPNQFSETRLLEDLAAVMKLHERTKRRFKDCESFVSFSILIQIMFSSFVLCFSAYRLQKIRFLENPTQFSVLILAVMVMTLQIFLPCYFGNEIILSSGALNSAIYKADWIQCSPKIRKYLIIYMEMLQMPVKIRAGGFFEIGLPVFVKTINNTYSLMALLLNMNK; the protein is encoded by the exons ATGCAATTTGACAATATCTATGGCGCACGCTTAGTAATAAGAATTTTAAGATTTGTAGGCCTCTGGCATTTGAATGATTCAACAAAATCATTATATATAGCctattcatatattttacatttgACTATATCTTTTCCACATACCACCATGATGTGGGTGGATGTAGTCCAGATCTCCAGTTTGGAGAAATTTTCATATGTCATGTATATGGCATTAACGCAATTGGGTATGTTGGCTAAAGTCGCAAATGTTTGGTTGAATTCAAAATTGCTGATGAACTTTTTCGATGTATTGGCCAATGCGGAAATGCTGAGCTTGCATTCAGATGCAGAACGTAAACTTTGGTCAAATGCTCATCGCTATTTTCGTCGTGTGGTTCTAGCCTATGTTAGCATGAGTCTTATGGCACTGTCGATTGCTTTTTTGAGTGTACTCTTGAAGGATGAGTACGAACTACCATTTCCTTATGCGCCACCATTTGATTGGCATAACGAACGTGGCTATTGGTTGGCATATGGCTATGAATTGTTGGCAATGCCAGTTACTTGTTTGTCCAATTGTGGCATTGATATGATTCAATGTtatatgtttttgcatttgtctTTGTGTTATAAAATGATTGCAGGACGTTTGAAGGAAATGGGAAAGCTTAAGCGGCAACTTTCACTTCCAAATCAATTTAGTGAGACAAGGCTTTTGGAAGATTTGGCGGCTGTGATGAAATTACATGAACGAACGAAGCG acGTTTCAAAGATTGCGAGTCTTTTGTTTCGTTTTCAATTCTAATACAAATAATGTTTTCATCGTTTGTGCTCTGCTTTAGCGCCTATCGGCTGCAAAAG ATCAGATTTCTCGAGAATCCCACACAATTTAGTGTTCTTATTTTGGCTGTAATGGTTATgactttacaaatatttttacccTGCTATTTTGGTAACGAAATCATACTTAGTTCTGGAGCATTAAACAGTGCCATCTACAAAGCCGATTGGATACAGTGTTCACCAAAAATAAGGAAATATCTAataatttatatggaaatgttgcaGATGCCAGTAAAAATACGAGCAGGTGGTTTTTTCGAAATTGGACTACCGGTATTTGTCAAG